A window of Pleuronectes platessa chromosome 20, fPlePla1.1, whole genome shotgun sequence genomic DNA:
ggagatgtgttgataataacatttaaaccaggatgctgtgctctcaacgcatactgcatgtgactatgcagtattctttcagTTGCAAAGCTCgttcaggacaacagctggagtgcagaggaacccagcagcgagcagggggcagcctcaggacatctcagcagactgtgattcttgaaAGGCGTCAGAGGACGAGGTTGacaactactgggttattctatatgaataggtttttaaagcatgttaaatcttccagtatctaaaatcaaaaaatataaaagtaacttttaagtaaggctgtcaaatatatgtagaaaAGTAGAAactattttctctgaagtgtgtatcaaaaggacacggacacacacacacacagtaatttgtccatcttcttgtTGTGCTTAGTTCCTCACGTGAATCagcaggcggtgtggcctagtcggtaaagAGGACAGAAGGtgccgggttcgattcccaccctctctcttcttcatggTAGGATGTGCGTAGTTcggttctgcgcaggatgtgcgcacgcatttttttttctttttctatttaatttatattaatttaatttaatttttttaatttaattaatttaatttaatttgatttaatttaatttaatttaaatatatatatatatattttttgtaaactgtAAACTGAACTACTTTGTAAGACTGctatcatttgaaaatatgcaccgTTATCCCCAGGAAGACAAGACAGTGTTGAATTCAGTTGTGCTTTTGAAAAGTGCCTGCAAATTGTTGGGTgataaatgaatacaaataaaacaaactaaattgaaatgtgtttgaagatcGAATTGTGAAAGTAAAGTTACAAAGCTGTTTTTACCGTAATGAGTCAAACAGCGCGGTTCCATTTGAAAAGATTCTCTGAATACAGTCGAGATGGCGAATCTCTCTTTTgaaatgataaatcagtctcttgtgccgccctctcgacattttgcgccctaggcaaccgcctatgtcaaCTGTACAAGGAGCCGCCCCTGCTCCATCCCCTGTTCATTAACCGCACTGACTCTGGCTACAGATAACTTCAGAGGCAAAAGATGGAAGcttcatctttatacacagtattTGGTTTCAAATCGCTGGCATGTAGAAAACAATACCATCAGCTAAGTCTGCACAGTCCCATGGGAACATAAATGGTTTTCATGGAACCAGACACCAAAGACAGATGAATCTCAGTAATTCATCAATGTGCCGCAGGGATGTGAGGCACCAGCAGTGACAGCTTTGAAAGGTGGCTGTATTCAGAGAGTCAGAAATCTGTGGGTGAAAACTTTGCAGGTTATCGCTGCAAACCTCGAGGGCCGGCGAAACAattttttaatgagcacagagtAAGACGAGAGTTCAGCACTGATAATGAGGCTGAATATATTCGCTCACAATGGTTGAATTATGCCATCAGATGGGCAAGAACTCCCCCTGGGGAGCGATGAGTTAAGCTATATGCAATATTCCTTCATCTGCGGGTTGTGGGTGGCGATGGGAGAGCTGTCTCCACTGACCAATACAATTCTGGAGACTGGGAGTCTGCCAAAGGGATGAAAGTGTGTAATGATGGTGAAAAAAGGAGGAAACTCACACAGAGACTGGTTACTGATGGGGAAAAACaattatctttttattatttattcaaaataGGTCAAAGGAATGGAGTCTAGACGGAGACAAGTAATGAGAAATTAGGAAGCACATGTGTcaggagcttttttttttaccatgaacAAAGTCATGTTAAGACCTCGGGAGATATTGTATGGAGTTAAGTTACATAACAAGAGAGCGCTGAATGCTTGAATTGGGGTTCTTCAAAAATCCGGCTAACATATAATATTACTCATCAGATTAAAACAGTTTGTGAAGATGTAAAAAATTTCCAAAAACTGTGGGATTAGAAACTTTGATCAAATCGAATAATATTTGCCGATGCTTCTGTAGCTGGAAAGAGTTAAATCATCGGAGTGACAgtaagatttttttcttttatgagAAACTTGGTTGAAAGATTCTACAAGCCAAAGCCTTCAGGGTGATTTGAGAAGATGCTGCAGTGCTACACTCCCAGTTGACGTTTATCTGAAATGCATGAATCAACTGGGGATCTGGATTCTCAAACTGGCTTTAAGCTATTAAACAAAACTCCCAGTTTGTTAATATTGTCTTTCAGAAATCCGCAAGCACTCGTCAAATGCAAAAATAGAGATTATTTCTCTGGCAGGTGTTTGACCCTTGCCAGCAACTGAATGTGCAATGGACCGGAATAGGGAAATAATGTGGTTTCAAGTTTGAGAGTCGTTTGTGGCTCAGCGTAGAGTGGGTTGTCCTCTAACCAGGAGATCAGAGGTGCGATCCCGGTCTCATAGAAAAAGACCCACATTCAACAAAGTGACAGGGGGAAAGCGTTCTGATCATAAGGAGAACATTCAGAAAAATGATTGACAATAATACTGAAAATTTTTCTTTCAATAAAGACTGTCGACGAAAGAATATCTCCATTACTACTTTGAGGAATGTGTTTGATATTGTTTACATAAAGAACGAAACTACGAGGAAAGGTTCATTTGCCTCATTTTTTGACTGATAAATGTTCTcgtaataaaaattaaaaaaaaaaagtttttttgtgcttttttcttgtattttgtGTAGTTTTAGTTTCTGATGTCTGTATGTTTGTCGTTTTAATGTATTTAGGAGAGTTGTCAGTTGTTTGTACATTTTATTGTCCCTTCAGGTACAGATATCTTCGATTCGAAAACAAACTGGGAATAACACACTTATCGtactattcacacacacacacacacacacacaccgaatgAGTTATATTGATCTTGGGATATATGAAAAATGTTGAAACAGCCCTTGAGCACACTTCACAAGAACATGACGAATCGGATtatattcaaattcaaaacaactttatcTTTCCCTGGAGGGCGATTCTAAATTCTATAATCTATATGTGGTTAATCAGACCCAGTTCCTATACGAACGTTCTGTGTCCCTATGATAATGTGTGAAacgttttctgttgttgtgaggTAATGATGCATTTCCTAACGTTTTACTGTTTACCAGCTGAAGACGATGACAAATGCATTATTTGATCTGAAGCCCTGTGTGCGTGAGCCTGTGAGCCGGTGATCTCCTCCAATGTCAACACTCCTGAGGTATAAAGACTGTCTGTTGTCTGAACTGTGCACCTGTGGTCCTGATGCTGTCTCGAAGTTTCTGCCAGGTCGTTGCAGGAGTGAACTGCAGGTCCGGTCCCACCTTTGGTTCGGGTTTACGGACTTTTGTAACCTCAAGTATGAAATGTGGAGAAGCTTTCAACaaaggtaataaaaaaaaatgtgcaggCCGTCAGCTATGTCCAACAGAAACAACTTTAACTATCCAATACTGACCCTGTAGTTCTATGTGTCAGTTTTAAGTTTGGAATATGctaatatatatagatattgtTTTAGATTTGATTTCAAATGTTCTGTTGCCTAATTAAAGCAACAGGTTGAGCATCTTCTGCCAGTGTCCTCACAGTGAATGGACAGCAGGCGCTTTATCCAGAGTTTTCCATGTGACTGTCAAAAACAGAGAGTCTGGTAAACTCTGGCATTTTGATTTGTAACGGAGAACAATGGTCTGTCAGGGGCTGAGTTGAGTGAAAGCTTCAGTTTACCCTCACACCTGCTGCAGAAGTGAAATAAACAGGTTTCAACCAATGGACGGTGAGTTGCGGTGGTTCCACGTTTCagtaaaaaactttttaaacttGAAAAAGGTGGATGCTGTTTTTGTCTGTCCTGTTTCCAGCTTCAGTGGTGACTTACTCGCAGCTGAAGACCATGTTGTGCGTCCGTGACATTCAGCTGTTCGATGTGAGGAATCCTGATGAGCACCAGGCCGGACACATCCCAGATGCCGTCAACATCCCATGTGAGAGATAACACGCGAGCCAAAGTAGGATAACGACGGTTTTCCATGGGTCCTTTTCTAACTGCTATGTTctttgcgcgtgtgtgtgcatatcaGTGTCAAACCTGGAAGAGTCCCTGAAGCTGTCCCCAGAGGGCTTTAAGGACAAATTTAAAGTGAAGGCTCCTGGGAAAGATGACGACAACATCGTATTTCATTGCAGAAGAGGGAAAAGGAGCACCAAAGCACTGGACATCAGCCGGCAGCTGGGGTTTAACAggtaaaacagcagagtctgTGGAGGAGCACGGCAGCAAAAGTTACATTAATACATTGTAGAATCAaactcattaattaattaattagttaGTATATTTATCTAGAAATAAACTACTCTATTTAAAATTGCAAAAAATACATACAGacctttgttttacattttataattCATGAATGCTTTATTACTAATCTACATGACATGCATACTGTGTATATGCATGGAAATAACATGAAATATGCAGTATCATACAATTAGTTTTTGTTACTATGATCCTATGAAAGACCAGTTTAAATTGAACTGTATTTGCTGTTTAACTGGGAATTAAATTCCAGACAAACTAATTCAAATTGGgaatgtgtttcttcttctcaggGCGAGGCATTATGAAGGAGGCTACAGTGAGTGGGCCgagaagaaggaagaaaagtGAACTCTAAATTCTGCTCTTTGTAATCACACAAACGCCATTATTGAAAATGCAGCTACAATAAACACAAAAGATGACACATGAGAGTTTCGGTTCACTGTTCATATCATATTTACTGTATGAGTTTCTGTTTGCATTCACATTGACTGTCACtttattagttattaatttCTCTTCATATTGACTGTtaattaaagattaaataaGAAAAGAGGATTTTACTTCATTGACTTGTTACAGTTTATTGACTGATTCAAAGTTTACAGTCGGGTTTgttaagttgtgttgttttacttTTAGAATAAATGATGACGAACATCCATCGTGTCCTTGTGTCCTGCCTGTGAACTTTGTTACAGATACACATTACACACTTGTTATGGCAGCTTTTACAGTTATATCATCAAGGTGACTGTTGTTGTGTAGCAGCCAACATTGAGATGTATTatctatttttaatttcattgcaTTAGTTTGCAAAAAATACAATTCAGTTGCAAAAATAAAGCCATATCAAGAAAAGGCAAAAAGGGTTAGTCATACATTCATAAAACAAGAAAATTAAAGGTTTAGCTCAAATATAACACTATATTGAGtgaatttttaaaaacacagctgTATTATGACATTACATAAACATTAATTTTTCTGTTTAACCTTGTGTCTTCTGTCTTAAATTTCTAACGAGCGAACAAGTATTTTTGTGTATACTTTGATTTCATATAACTCCTTTAGTCGGGAATGTGCCACAGAAGCAGTTTGATTCCTGGACCAGAAGATGGCGGCAAAATTCCAaccaacacaaagacaaatgttCCTCTTCATGTTTCCACCACACGTTTCCTTTATCGTTACTGTAGTGATGCGCTCTCAGGCCTGACCTTCACACTGGTATTACTCCAGACAGTTACAGGTCCTTTTAAGAAACAGATCTGTGAGCAGCTGTCAAGACCTGGATTGACACAAGGTCTGCACATCACTCAGTCAGAGGGTACTGccactccctcctccaccttcccATATATCCTCCCGAGGGTCTATTTGCAAAGCATCAACTGTatagaaggtgtgtgtgtttgtgtgtgtgtgtgtctatgtgtgtgtttgtgctcgggGGTGGCTGAAGGGCTATATGCTCTGTTTATGATCTCGGTCTGGAGGTCATGGGAGGACGGATAAGGAGCTTGGACATGCTTTTAATCCAGAACACATTcccctttctcttcttctcataCATTATAAATCACCACGCCAGTAAGGCAACAGCAATTTCAGAGCATAAAAAAGCATTATACACCTCCAGATGCTTCCATTCATGTAGGAGAGACTGAGATTGATTCTCTGAATGTTGCAGAGTGTGCATAAATGGAGGTGAAGGGAAATCAGTCTTTAGTTGTTGAATGAGTGGAGGAGCAGTTTTTGTGCTGCAACATCATCCCAAGTCAGAATTCAGCAGCACAGCCTCAGTCCTGTCAAGTTACAGATCCACGGATTCCTGCCAGTTTTACAGTGCGATGAATTAGGATTCTCTCCAGCTCTGCCCGGCACAggagacattttccagagtgcCGCCATTGAGATGAAGGATGAGTCAAATTTCCAGTGAGCACCAAGGACAGTGTGGCCA
This region includes:
- the si:ch211-161h7.8 gene encoding thiosulfate:glutathione sulfurtransferase, giving the protein MLSRSFCQVVAGVNCRSGPTFGSGLRTFVTSSMKCGEAFNKASVVTYSQLKTMLCVRDIQLFDVRNPDEHQAGHIPDAVNIPLSNLEESLKLSPEGFKDKFKVKAPGKDDDNIVFHCRRGKRSTKALDISRQLGFNRARHYEGGYSEWAEKKEEK